One window from the genome of Salmo salar chromosome ssa25, Ssal_v3.1, whole genome shotgun sequence encodes:
- the gpr45 gene encoding high-affinity lysophosphatidic acid receptor, with protein MAFCNGSLLARCAPLMELEEEEGVVISPPPPPPPGVGTTSPLMPVTLRVTLAAIMIFMIAIGFLGNAIVCLIVYQKPAMRSAINLLLATLAFSDIMLSLLCMPFTAVTVATADWRFGGGFCRASVMLYWLFVLEGVSILLIISVDRFLIIVQRQDKLTPHRAKLLIGASWALSLCVALPSVIGWRAGAAGVTGIGGAWAPQCVLGYSESLADRCYTVLLTVAVFFVPFGIMLYSYLCILNTVRRNALRIHNHTSDQASLPVLNQVSKLGLTGLQRPPQVNVDMSFKTRAFTTILILFIGFSVCWLPHTVVSLLAVFSRRFYFSPAFYPVSVGALWLSYLKTVFNPVIYCWRIRKFREACLEFMPKSCRLCPRVPGRSHRRVRPSNIYVCSETQSAV; from the coding sequence ATGGCGTTTTGCAATGGCAGCCTGCTGGCTAGGTGTGCCCCCCTGATGGAGCTGGAAGAAGAGGAAGGGGTGGTGATTTCACCGCCGCCGCCTCCACCGCCAGGGGTTGGGACTACTAGTCCCCTCATGCCTGTCACCCTGCGTGTGACGCTGGCCGCTATCATGATCTTCATGATCGCCATCGGTTTCCTGGGCAACGCCATCGTGTGTCTGATCGTCTACCAGAAGCCCGCCATGCGTTCTGCCATCAACCTGCTCCTCGCTACGCTGGCATTCTCTGACATCATGCTCTCGCTGCTCTGCATGCCCTTCACCGCCGTCACCGTGGCTACCGCCGACTGGCGCTTCGGGGGCGGGTTCTGCCGTGCTTCCGTCATGCTCTATTGGCTCTTTGTCCTGGAGGGTGTGTccatcctcctcatcatcagcGTAGACCGTTTCCTTATCATCGTTCAGCGGCAGGACAAGCTGACGCCACACCGTGCCAAGCTGCTCATCGGCGCTTCCTGGGCGCTGTCCCTCTGCGTGGCGCTCCCGTCCGTGATCGGCTGGCGGGCGGGTGCGGCGGGTGTGACGGGCATTGGGGGGGCCTGGGCGCCACAGTGCGTGCTGGGCTACAGTGAGTCGCTGGCCGACCGCTGCTACACGGTGCTGCTGACGGTGGCGGTGTTCTTTGTGCCGTTCGGCATCATGCTCTACTCCTACCTGTGCATCCTCAACACGGTGCGCCGCAACGCCCTGCGCATCCACAACCACACCTCCGACCAGGCCAGCCTCCCAGTCCTCAACCAGGTCAGCAAGCTGGGCCTGACTGGCCTGCAACGTCCCCCGCAGGTCAATGTGGACATGAGCTTCAAGACGCGGGCCTTCACCACCATCCTCATCCTCTTCATCGGCTTCTCTGTGTGCTGGCTGCCCCACACAGTGGTCAGTTTGCTGGCCGTGTTCAGCCGGAGGTTCTACTTCAGCCCTGCCTTCTATCCGGTCAGTGTGGGGGCTCTGTGGCTCAGCTATCTGAAGACAGTGTTTAACCCAGTCATCTACTGCTGGAGGATCAGGAAGTTCCGGGAGGCGTGTCTGGAGTTCATGCCCAAGAGCTGCAGGCTGTGTCCCAGGGTGCCGGGCCGGAGCCACAGGAGGGTGAGACCCAGTAACATCTACGTGTGCAGTGAGACCCAGTCAGCTGTGTGA